The Denticeps clupeoides chromosome 16, fDenClu1.1, whole genome shotgun sequence DNA segment tcagtggcacctcagtggtaccttggcagatcgggattcgaaccagcaaccttctgattacggggccgcttccttaaccactaggaaTTGCGTTACCACCTTAAGTGGTTGGTAGTTGAAGTGTAATATGACAGCACAGTGTAATATGGATGTCTGTTCCCGtgctttttttgtaaatagcGTTCAGATGCTTTTATATTCAAGCAGCACTAAATACACTCCTGATACATCTTGCTTAACAACCAGCAGTTAATCATGTGTTACTACAGACTATCACACATTGAAAACAGGTCAGAATACATGTATATATTCCAATCACAATATATTTCATAGAAAATGGTTTATTAAACAAAGCCAGAGAGCACTCTTACATTCTTACATCCCACAAGCCAGAAACTAGAAGAGTCGAGGGTTCAGGTCAGGAACAGGCGCTCCGTGGTATGTGGTTGTGCATTACAGGAAGTCTGAGGCCACcctatttttgacttttttatattttatgttttatgtaagGGTAATGCACACATTCCAAGTAAAAGTATATTTGAATCGTTATGTTCGAGCTTCATGACGTAGCATCTCTCTGACAACAACAACTACTATTTCCTGTTGCTGAAAGAAGAGGCAGAAATAAGGAAACTGGCTGAGCGTCGAAGTTTGGTCCTGTCACGTTTCACCTCTCTGAAGACATGGGGACTAATGACGGTGAGCCGCACGCCACCGAAGCTCTGGCTGACACTGCGTTCCTCAAATCTCTCAGAGGCATCCTGAAGATCGCTGAAATTGTGAGTTCTTTTTGAGGGGTAACAGCCTAATTCCCTTCTGATGCAGCGGGTACTGTTCGAAATGGAATAAAAAGCAGAAGCACAGCGAACAAGTTGTGGttcaatgtgtctgtgtgtgtcgaCGCCCTTCGCTGTGCCAGGTGGCGGTTTTTGCAGCGCTCATGTGTTACGCGGTGGCCTGCAGGCCACCTTACATCGCCGCAGCATGCATGGAGTTTGGGATCAGCCTcgccctgctgctgctctaTGTGTTCAAGCTCAACAAGAGGATCTCCTTGTTCTTCTGGCCACTGATCGTAAGGCTGGTCGTGCAACATCAATACATAATGaaatcaattcaattcaatgATCTGAAGATCATATAATGTTGCTCTTACTAGGGCCTTATAGAGAAGGATCGCCAGCATGTTTGGTCTCCTTCAAGTGGCTTTTCTGTTTTGACGTTTGTGAAGCAGATGTATATGATTCTGTTTCTACTAGATCTTCATACGAAAGGCAAGCATGACaccaatttatatattttttaaattcttttcaGGATGTGCTGAACTCATTCTTTGCAGCGGCCCTCATGCTCACCCTCAGTCTGGTAGCAGTGTCCACCGACTCACTAAAGGCCACCGTAGCTGGAGCGGTCAGTGTTGCTCTCCACACCCcctaaccccacttactaccattgtgtccctgagcaagacacttaaccctgagtgtctccagggggggacagtccctgtaactactgattgtaagtcactctggataagagcgtctggtaaacgctgtaaatgtaaatgtacatgaaaacCACACTAAGTAGATGGAGTATCGGACACACGGGCACGTAAATGTCAGAATCATCAGAAATTGCTTACCTGCACAAGCACCTAAAACAGCAAGACAAGAGCCAAAAAATAGCACAGAAGATTAAGCTAAAAATCAATATAGATTATGTTGAATACTTAAAAGTATTAAATTCTGTGTTGATTGAATAACTCCTGTGATTATTAATTGAAAATTTCTGATAAATTAAAGTTATATGCTTGGTGATTTATGCCCGGGCTTCACTCTCCCGTTTTCCGATTCCCGACAGgttgtggggtttgtgtgcgcAGGCCTGTGGTGCACTGATGGATTTTTACTCTTCAAGAAGATCACTTTCAACCACAGAAGAACCTaaaagctgattttttttttttttttacagcggtTATAGTTTTAAAGTTGAAAAGCATTTTGAAGCATTTTGTGCTCATCTAAGCAAAAGTAGTAGAGACGGC contains these protein-coding regions:
- the cklf gene encoding chemokine-like factor gives rise to the protein MGTNDGEPHATEALADTAFLKSLRGILKIAEIVAVFAALMCYAVACRPPYIAAACMEFGISLALLLLYVFKLNKRISLFFWPLIDVLNSFFAAALMLTLSLVAVSTDSLKATVAGAVVGFVCAGLWCTDGFLLFKKITFNHRRT